CATTCATTTTTCAGGTAGGTAAGTGACGTTCTGAATGCTGTCGTTTCATTAGAATGTTCTATTGATAAACTGTTTGAATAATTGGATCCTACCTGCCAGAAGTCTTTAATGTTATTTTTATACGGTCTCCAAAGCTGTCTTTCCAGGCTTTGGCCTTCTATAGTTGGATCGTATTGGAAAAAATATTGTCCTGCAAACTTTGGTCCAAAGGCACTACTGGTAGAACCTGTATTTACCCCATCAGCAGAAGCTCCATAAGAATAATAGTAGTTCCCATTTTTATCTTTCTGTTGGGTTCCTTGCCCATATTCATACTGATAATCCGGCCATTTCAACACTGAATCATAGCTTGAATAAGAATTAAAAGCAACCTGAACTTTTCCTTTTTTATTTTTCCCTGATTTGGTGGTAATCATGATGGCTCCTCTGGAACCTCTGGAACCGTACAATGCTGATGCTGTAGGCCCTTTCAAAATAGAAATGGATTCAATATCATCAGGGTTAATGCTATTGAAGCTGTCTCCATAATCAATGGGTAAATCCCCCCCCGAACCGGCTCCATAAGCTGCTGTTCCGGTTCCTGTTTTTCTTCCACTCAAAGGAACGCCATCCACAACAATCAAAGCATCATTATTCCCCATACTCATAGAAATATCTCCACGAAGCGTGATTCGGCTTGTGCCTAAAGGCCCTGCTCCAGCGGTTTGAATCTTTAAACCAGCTACTTTACCTTCTAAAGCCTGCGCCCAGTTATTATTCTGAGTTCTTAAAACCTCATCAGAACTAATAGTCTGGGTAGAGTACCCTAAAGACTTGTCGTGCCTTTTGATTCCCAAAGCAGTCACCACTACTTCATCAAGTCCTTTAATCGTATCTTTTTTAGCTTTCTGCTGAGCTGTCAGATTAACGCTGAATAATCCTAACAGTGACAAAACCAACAACTTTTGTGTCTCTTTACGCATATCCTTTTGTTTGCGCAAAATTAAAACGACATTATGAGTATGATTTTAACAACCTTTTAACGTTTATTAAAGGTTTATTGAATAATATATTAAATATTCCTTAACAACATTAGATACAATATTGGCTAACAATCGTTTAAGAAATTAAGAATTTTTAACACTATTTCCAGATCTTGTTTATTTATGTATCTTTATTGTCTT
This is a stretch of genomic DNA from Chryseobacterium tructae. It encodes these proteins:
- a CDS encoding TonB-dependent receptor plug domain-containing protein; the protein is MRKETQKLLVLSLLGLFSVNLTAQQKAKKDTIKGLDEVVVTALGIKRHDKSLGYSTQTISSDEVLRTQNNNWAQALEGKVAGLKIQTAGAGPLGTSRITLRGDISMSMGNNDALIVVDGVPLSGRKTGTGTAAYGAGSGGDLPIDYGDSFNSINPDDIESISILKGPTASALYGSRGSRGAIMITTKSGKNKKGKVQVAFNSYSSYDSVLKWPDYQYEYGQGTQQKDKNGNYYYSYGASADGVNTGSTSSAFGPKFAGQYFFQYDPTIEGQSLERQLWRPYKNNIKDFWQVGSNYSNSLSIEHSNETTAFRTSLTYLKNEWMMPNTGLDRFSAALSLDHKLSSRLKIGTKVNFSQTKSDNLPATGYNNQSISYFMIFQNPNVDLAWYRPIWKKGQDQVDQIHPFSSYIDNPYLIAYET